The Curtobacterium herbarum genome contains the following window.
GCCGGGTGCTCAGCGCCTACGTCAACGCCGAGGCGCAGGCGAACCCGGACGTCGGCACACTCGTCGTCCAGCCACAGACCGACGGTTCGCTCGCCGTCGCCCTCGAGCGCGGTCAGGGCTCCACCCTCGACGACCAGTCCACGCTCGACGCGACGGCCCTCTCGCTGAGCAGCTCGGGCAGCCGCCTGGCGACGCTCGCCGGCAACCTGGCGAGCCGCAGCGGGTACGACCCCGCCCCGGCCCTCCGTGACCTCGGCATCAGCTTCGTGCTGCTCGACGACGCCCCGGACGATGCCGAGGCCCGGGCCGTCCACGACCGTGCCGCCGGTGCGATCGGCCAGGACGCCCGGTTCACCAGCATCGGCGAGACCACCAACGGGTCGCTGTTCCACTACGAGGGCGACGTCGACCGGACGAGCTCCGGCTCCGCGGCGACGAAGGCCACGCACGTGCTGTACCTCGTCGTCATCGGCGTGGTGTTCGGCGCTGCCGCGCTGCTCGCCGTCCCGACCGCACCGCGCCGCCGCCGTGCGACGTCGAACGTCCTCGAGGCCGACGAACCCGCCACCACCTTCGACGAGGAGCGCGACGAATGAGCACGAGCACCGCGCGCCGCTGGGCCCTCCGCGGCACCGCCACCGCCGTCGCCGTCATCGTCGCGGCGGGCACGATCGCCGCCGCGCACACGATCGGCACCACCGAGGACCCGGGGCACCCCGCCGGGCGGACCGTCACCCCGGTGCCGGCCGCCGCCGAGCGGGTCTGCGCCGGCAGTGCGCTCCGCCTGTCCGACGACGCCGGCAACGACGCCACCCGTGCGAGCACGATCGGGTCGCCCCAGATCGCCACGGCCACCACCGGCGACCGCGTCGACCGCAGCGAGCTCGGCAGCGCGAGCACCGGCAGCAGCGCGCCGACGCTCCTCACCGCACCGGCGGGCACGACCGCGCCGCAGGTCGCGGGCAGCAGCTACCAGAGCGTGTCCGACGGCGACGTCGTCGGCGTGGGGGCAGCCTCCTGTGACGACCCGTCGCAGTCGACCTGGCTCGTCGGCGGTTCGACCGAGACGGGCCGCACCACCCTCGTCACGCTCAGCAACCCGACGGACGTCAACGCGACCGTCGACCTGACCATCGCCGACAGCAGCGGGACCGTCAGCGCCCCGGGGACCACCGGCATCGTCGTCGCCCCGAACTCGCAGAAGGTCGTGCCGCTCTCCGGCTTCGTCACCGACCAGGGGTCGACCGTCGTGCACGTCACCTCGTCCGGCGGCCAGATCGTCGCGCACATGCAGGAGACCGTCGTCCGGACGCTCACCCCCGGCGGCTTCGACATCGTCTCCGGCGGTGCATCGCCGTCCCGGACCCAGGTGATCCCGGCCGTCGTCCTCGAGGACGCCGAGGGTGCGCAGCGCGGCGAGGACACCGCCGACGCCGCCCCGGTGCTGCGCCTCTACGTCCCCGGCAGCCAGGCTGCGCGCGTCACGCTCGGCATCACCACCGCGGACGGCGGCGGCACCACCGTCGACGCCACCGCCGAGCCGGGCGTCGTCACCGACGTGCCGCTCGACGACTTCCCGGACGGGCGCTACTCGTTCACGATCGACTCCTCGGTGCCGATCGTCGCGGGCGCGCGCACCACCACCCCGACCGACGACGGCCGCACCGACCTCGGGTGGTTCGCCTCGGCCCAGCCGCTCTCCGCCACCACGGTGACCGCGGTCGCGGCCGGCTCCGGCGCGCGCCTGAACGTCGTCAACCCGACCCGGCAGGACGCGACCGTCACGGTCCGGTCCGGTGACGACTCGCAGAAGGTGCGGGTCACCTCCGGTTCGACCGCCACGGTGAAGGTGCCGACCGCGCAGCAGCTCACCATCAGCGGTGCCGACGGCCTGGTCGCCGGTGTCAGCTACCAGGGGGACGACGGCATCGCCGGGTTCCCGGTGCGGCCGGAGACCGAGGTCTCGAGCCCGGTGCGCATCTACCCCTAGAGGTCGTGGGCGCTCCGGTCGTGGGCGCTCCGGTCGTGGGGCGGGGCTGTCGGACCGGTCCGCTGGTCCCGCCGGACGTCACCAGTGGCGGTAGCGGTCCGGCGCCAGGTCCCAGGGGTCCTTGTCGATGAGTTCGGCGACGGCGCGGAACACCGCGGTCTCGACGACGATCCGACGGTCCACGTCGTCCTTCTCCGGGCTGTGGGTGACCCGCTCGACCGGGATCCGGAAGACCGTCACCCGTCGGTCGTCACGCTCGACGCGCCACCGCGGGAGTTCGTCGGGCAGGCCGGTGTCGGTCGGCATGTCGGCGACCTGGAACACGACGCCGGACAGCTCCTCGGGCCAGAGCCCGACCAGGTAGTGGGCGGTGTCGCCGACGATGCGGTCGAAGGCCTCGGCGCGGGTGATCACCGGCGCGAGTTCCGGTCCGGTGACGCTCGACCGGTGGCCGCGGCCGTGGCGGGAGCGTCCCCGAGCACGGTCGACCGGGGTGACGATCCTGGGCTTGCGGCGCATCCGGCCATCGTACGCGGCACGACGCGCGGCGGGGCTCGGCGCCTGGTCTCCGGGGCCCGGCCGCAGAGCCTCCGGGGTCCGGCCGCGGAGTCCCCGGGGTCCGGCCGCGGAGCCTCCGGGGTCCGGCCGGTAGGGTCGTCTCCGGTATGGACGTACGGATCTGCAGCAAGGTCGCCTGTGGCGCGGGCGCCTCGGCGACCCTGACGTACGACTACGCCGACTCGATGGTCGTCGTCGGACCGCTCTCCGGCCGCGTCGAACCGCACGGGTACGACCTCTGCGCCCGGCACGCGGCGACCCTGCGGGTGCCGCAGGGCTGGCGCGTGATCCGGCGGGACCCGCCGCCGCGGACGCCGGAGCGCCACCCCTCCTGAGCGGCGTCGGGCGCGCTCGCTCCGCGGCACCGCCGGACGGGAGGCGCGTCCCGCTTCCTCCTGCACCGCCCGTCGTCCCCGTGGTGCTGTCCACCGACGTCACGGGACCCCCGCTCCGGTCGGCGGTGCGTGCGAGACTGATCCGCATGCCGACCGACACCCGCGCCGCCGTCCCGTTCCGCGTCGCCGACCTCTCGCTCGCCGAGGCCGGACGCCACCAGATCCGTCTCGCCGAGAACGAGATGCCGGGCCTGATGGCCCTCCGCGACGAGTTCGGCCCCACGCAGCCGCTCGCCGGGGCCCGCATCGCCGGGTCGCTGCACATGACCGTGCAGACCGCGGTCCTCATCGAGACGCTCGTCGCCCTCGGCGCGCGTGTCCGCTGGGCCAGCTGCAACATCTTCTCCACGCAGGACGAAGCGGCCGCGGCCGTCGCCGTCGGCCCGACCGGCACCCCGGACGCCCCCGCCGGTGTCCCGGTGTTCGCGTGGAAGGGCGAGACCCTCGACGAGTACTGGTGGTGCACGAACCAGGTCTTCGACTGGAGTGCCGAGGCCGCCGAGTCCGGCGCACAGTGGATCGGTCCGAACCTGATCCTCGACGACGGCGGTGACGCGACCATGCTCGTGCACACCGGTGCCGACGCCGAAGCCGCCGGTCGGGTGCCCGACGCCGGCCCGGACGCCAGCGCCGAGTGGAAGATCGTGCTGGCCACGGTCGCGTCCTCGCTCGAGCAGTCCAGCGACCGGTGGACCCGGATCGCCGCCGAGATCGAAGGCGTCACCGAGGAGACCACCACGGGCGTCCACCGCCTGTACGAGCTGGCGCGCACCGGCGAGCTGCGGTTCCCGGCGATCAACGTCAACGACTCGGTCACCAAGTCGAAGTTCGACAACAAGTACGGCATCCGCCACTCGCTGCCGGACGGCCTGAACCGGGCCACCGACGTCCTGATCGGCGGCAAGGTCGCGTTCGTCGTCGGCTACGGCGACGTCGGCAAGGGCGCAGCCGAAGCCCTCCGCGGGCAGGGTGCCCGCGTCATCGTCAGCGAGATCGACCCGATCTGCGCGCTCCAGGCAGCGATGGACGGCTACCAGGTCGCCCGCCTGCAGGACGTCGCGGACCAGGTCGACATCGTCGTGACCTGCACCGGCAACCTCGGTGTCGTCGGCGTGGACGACATGTTCGCGCTGAAGCACCTGGCGATCGTCGCGAACGTCGGGCACTTCGACAACGAGATCGACATGACCGGTCTCGAGTCGATGCCCGGTGCCGAGAAGGTCGAGATCAAGCCGCAGGTGCACGAGTGGCGCCTGCCGAACGGCCGCTCGATCCTG
Protein-coding sequences here:
- a CDS encoding metallopeptidase family protein → MRRKPRIVTPVDRARGRSRHGRGHRSSVTGPELAPVITRAEAFDRIVGDTAHYLVGLWPEELSGVVFQVADMPTDTGLPDELPRWRVERDDRRVTVFRIPVERVTHSPEKDDVDRRIVVETAVFRAVAELIDKDPWDLAPDRYRHW
- a CDS encoding DUF3499 family protein translates to MDVRICSKVACGAGASATLTYDYADSMVVVGPLSGRVEPHGYDLCARHAATLRVPQGWRVIRRDPPPRTPERHPS
- a CDS encoding DUF5719 family protein: MSTSTARRWALRGTATAVAVIVAAGTIAAAHTIGTTEDPGHPAGRTVTPVPAAAERVCAGSALRLSDDAGNDATRASTIGSPQIATATTGDRVDRSELGSASTGSSAPTLLTAPAGTTAPQVAGSSYQSVSDGDVVGVGAASCDDPSQSTWLVGGSTETGRTTLVTLSNPTDVNATVDLTIADSSGTVSAPGTTGIVVAPNSQKVVPLSGFVTDQGSTVVHVTSSGGQIVAHMQETVVRTLTPGGFDIVSGGASPSRTQVIPAVVLEDAEGAQRGEDTADAAPVLRLYVPGSQAARVTLGITTADGGGTTVDATAEPGVVTDVPLDDFPDGRYSFTIDSSVPIVAGARTTTPTDDGRTDLGWFASAQPLSATTVTAVAAGSGARLNVVNPTRQDATVTVRSGDDSQKVRVTSGSTATVKVPTAQQLTISGADGLVAGVSYQGDDGIAGFPVRPETEVSSPVRIYP
- the ahcY gene encoding adenosylhomocysteinase, with protein sequence MPTDTRAAVPFRVADLSLAEAGRHQIRLAENEMPGLMALRDEFGPTQPLAGARIAGSLHMTVQTAVLIETLVALGARVRWASCNIFSTQDEAAAAVAVGPTGTPDAPAGVPVFAWKGETLDEYWWCTNQVFDWSAEAAESGAQWIGPNLILDDGGDATMLVHTGADAEAAGRVPDAGPDASAEWKIVLATVASSLEQSSDRWTRIAAEIEGVTEETTTGVHRLYELARTGELRFPAINVNDSVTKSKFDNKYGIRHSLPDGLNRATDVLIGGKVAFVVGYGDVGKGAAEALRGQGARVIVSEIDPICALQAAMDGYQVARLQDVADQVDIVVTCTGNLGVVGVDDMFALKHLAIVANVGHFDNEIDMTGLESMPGAEKVEIKPQVHEWRLPNGRSILVLSEGRLMNLGNATGHPSFVMSNSFTNQVLAQIELHTRLDQYPTGVYVLPRHLDEKVARLHLDALGVRLTELRPEQASYIGVPVEGPYKTEQYRY